The following coding sequences lie in one Spinacia oleracea cultivar Varoflay chromosome 1, BTI_SOV_V1, whole genome shotgun sequence genomic window:
- the LOC110795866 gene encoding uncharacterized protein isoform X2, translating into MGSKTFLTHCTPSDSPHSHFVFFLPGAELDGLYGAAGTVEMVEGLLTLKPINFSFLQTPASLLCNFPLNPSKTRNNPLIYTPLLENTEEKLSQFFHAPVIGC; encoded by the exons ATGGGATCAAAAACTTTTCTTACTCATTGCACTCCTTCCGATTCTCCTCACTCTCACTTTGTCTTCTTTCTCCCTG GTGCTGAGCTCGATGGATTGTACGGTGCTGCTGGTACCGTTGAAATGGTTGAG GGTTTATTGACGCTCAAGCCAATTAACTTCTCCTTCCTCCAAACCCCTGCTTCCCTACTCTGCAACTTTCCCTTAAACCCTAGTAAAACTCGGAACAATCCTCTGATTTACACT CCTTTGCTGGAAAATACCGAGGAGAAGCTTTCACAATTTTTCCATGCTCCGGTAATTGGCTGCTAA
- the LOC110795866 gene encoding uncharacterized protein isoform X1: MNSDEFENKILASKKSIGSGRKIHCRCEPVVDVYSVKLNTNSSESCDVYGDINLFDMKGDSNTCMLYRRQANQPQVIPPNHGYLRLQGPRKVPPLDKPFIAMDIREKTTGKSIVEGSTRLIKSIDNDDDVFEQFGKVSISSDGSGASATVDYLALRYAVFAAVRIDLLDSNADEVYDKPEDDDDDEDEEDKDEEEVLEVYGKVTANFSLYSTEEVYRVSLFDCSDESNMMELVVLGTDLSLSRSLLVVPPYSPLVIEVDLTDAANDDALIVNDSVSFEPDNLGYNQKFIKGSNGVDV; this comes from the coding sequence ATGAATTCGGATGAGTTTGAAAACAAAATCCTTGCATCAAAAAAGTCGATTGGTAGCGGTAGAAAAATCCATTGTAGATGTGAGCCCGTTGTTGATGTTTATTCAGTGAAGTTGAATACGAATTCTTCTGAATCATGCGATGTTTATGGCGATATCAACTTGTTTGACATGAAAGGCGATAGCAATACCTGTATGCTATATCGACGTCAGGCAAACCAACCACAGGTTATACCTCCTAATCATGGCTACTTAAGGCTACAAGGTCCTCGCAAAGTGCCGCCGTTGGACAAACCTTTCATTGCCATGGATATCAGGGAGAAGACTACTGGAAAATCGATTGTAGAGGGGTCGACGCGTTTGATCAAGTCcattgataatgatgatgatgtttTCGAACAATTTGGCAAAGTTTCAATTTCCAGTGACGGCTCTGGTGCCTCTGCTACGGTTGATTATTTAGCGCTAAGATATGCCGTGTTTGCTGCAGTTAGGATTGACCTCCTTGATAGCAATGCAGATGAAGTGTACGACAAAccggaagatgatgatgatgatgaagatgaagaagacaaagatgaagaggaagtatTGGAGGTATATGGCAAAGTCACTGCTAATTTTAGTCTGTATAGTACTGAAGAAGTTTATCGGGTTAGTCTTTTCGACTGTTCTGATGAATCAAATATGATGGAATTGGTCGTGTTGGGTACTGATCTCTCTTTGAGTAGATCTTTGCTGGTTGTGCCACCGTATTCCCCTCTTGTGATTGAAGTAGACTTAACGGATGCTGCCAATGATGACGCCTTAATCGTTAATGACTCTGTCTCGTTCGAACCCGATAACCTTGGTTACAATCAGAAATTTATTAAGGGATCAAATGGTGTTGATGTCTGA